Proteins from a genomic interval of Sphingobacterium lactis:
- a CDS encoding PadR family transcriptional regulator: MIAENTQTQMRKGILEYCILSIISRGEIYASDIISELKKAELLVVEGTLYPLLTRLKNNGLLSYSWKESTSGPPRKYYQITAEGMEVLKKLDVTWKELLFAVETSLQNREL, from the coding sequence ATGATAGCTGAAAATACACAAACCCAAATGAGGAAGGGAATACTGGAATACTGTATTCTATCCATTATTTCTCGGGGAGAAATATATGCCTCAGACATAATCAGCGAATTGAAGAAAGCTGAGCTGTTGGTGGTTGAGGGTACTTTATATCCATTGCTTACCAGATTGAAGAATAACGGTCTGTTGAGTTATAGCTGGAAAGAGTCGACATCAGGGCCACCGCGTAAATATTATCAGATCACCGCCGAAGGGATGGAGGTGCTGAAGAAGTTGGATGTGACCTGGAAAGAATTGCTTTTCGCAGTGGAGACATCCTTGCAGAATCGAGAATTATAA
- a CDS encoding VanZ family protein, whose protein sequence is MNWIINYAWAILWAIIMMVLLLLPPNNLPSVGYFPGFDKLVHTGCFYLLTTLIIFGRVVDTKRRATKLKTFIIVFCVASVFAFMTEAAQMYFTKTRQADWHDIFADYVGIGMALFSYLLLYNRKFQY, encoded by the coding sequence ATGAATTGGATTATAAATTACGCCTGGGCCATACTTTGGGCAATCATCATGATGGTCCTTCTGTTACTTCCTCCGAACAACCTCCCTTCCGTTGGGTATTTCCCAGGATTCGATAAACTGGTGCATACCGGATGTTTTTACCTCCTGACTACCTTGATCATCTTCGGTCGCGTTGTGGATACGAAAAGGAGAGCGACAAAATTGAAGACATTTATTATTGTCTTCTGTGTGGCATCCGTGTTTGCATTCATGACAGAAGCCGCCCAGATGTATTTCACAAAAACCAGACAGGCCGATTGGCATGATATTTTTGCAGATTACGTAGGTATCGGTATGGCCCTGTTCAGTTATCTATTGCTTTACAACAGAAAATTTCAGTACTAA